Proteins encoded by one window of Salmonirosea aquatica:
- a CDS encoding leucine-rich repeat domain-containing protein — MSELAQRLIEQEERQRTGYLDLGNCGLTEMPDLSGLDWLDTLIFSDRWRDWGKRGLIYSKNEGPRNRVTQFETARFPKSLRKIILSELEISDGTFLSKMTTLTTLDLNGNQIRSGSFVGKLTNLTTLNLGSTRIREWLFLGKLSNLTALDLSGNQIWIGSFLSNLSNLTMLNLSGNQIRDWSYLSKMPNLTALDLSGNQISDGSYLAKMANLTTLDLSGNYIRDWSFLENLIKLTTLDLSGNQISGGYFLRNLTNLTTLKLSGNRIGDGSFLNKLTNLTTLDLSGNQISDMAFLENLTKLTTLKLSGNRIGDGSFLNKLTNLTTLDLSGNQISDMAFLENLTKLTTLKLSGNRIGDGSFLNKLPNLTALDLSGNQISDGSYLAKMANLTTLDLSGNYIRDWSFLENLIKLTTLDLSGNQISGGYFLRNLTNLTTLKLSGNRIGDGSFLNKLTNLTTLDLSGNQINDFEHFRFLAEEKGLIVVWKEMYEIGIGEINLKNNPFKNPGVEVVKQGNAAILDYFKQKQKGQKLLLEAKLVLLGDGRAGKTSLANRLLNKPLPTESDRTKGVDIIIGEYQFEVAGEDFKLHIWDFAGQDKYKPLHQFFYTEGAVYVMVADSGNARTDFDDWFQTAELFGAGSPLLVVLNEFSETMGKSTFDEDHWRKQFPKLIKEVCLVNLLSQKGVPQLEKSLCYFAENLPHAKTQYPKNWADIRSELERRRDENYISVQEYFRVCEQNDLIGEESALILSSILHKIGVCLHYQHNPLLEQFVILKNEWATQAVYRILEDEMILEQKKGFFDRNDLERIWLDATYRRMLPQLLELMQQFKMAYALPNRKEFITPPLLPPVPPDDWKFPDGDSLELFVEYEFLPKALLTQFIVTRHTDIDRGRTLVWRNGVVLRWSNHTFAEITKTKSQGRHAFNIRAMGSNRRGLLTSILKSLRDLHEEYKGIRSAEIVACPCSDCRSGKNKQHYFEFEILTNRLEKGYREAECQRSMEKLDLMKLIGDLLVVEQLGVGQKVVLKDVKNEKLETQKPDKTIRVFLASSAELAEDRNKLRAFFSEKNDRYKKSGNPNYLMLENWEAMSGTMSETRKQDDYNKRIPECDLFVCLSHTKVGKYTEEEFDLAWATFQETGKPKILTCFKTEGVNPLSVQSSLRDFNKKLTETLDHFPDSYTSYADLERKIWKELEIFLS; from the coding sequence ATGTCTGAACTCGCACAACGACTCATCGAACAGGAAGAAAGGCAGCGCACCGGGTACTTGGACCTTGGCAATTGCGGGCTTACGGAGATGCCCGACCTTTCCGGATTGGATTGGCTGGATACCTTGATATTTTCGGATAGGTGGCGGGATTGGGGAAAAAGAGGGTTGATTTATAGCAAAAATGAAGGTCCCCGAAACCGTGTAACTCAGTTCGAAACCGCTCGGTTTCCCAAAAGCCTTCGAAAAATTATTCTTTCCGAGCTTGAAATAAGCGACGGGACATTTCTGAGCAAGATGACCACGCTGACCACGCTTGATCTCAACGGCAATCAAATCCGTAGCGGGTCATTCGTGGGCAAACTGACCAATCTGACCACTCTTAACCTCGGCAGCACTCGAATCCGGGAATGGCTATTTCTGGGCAAACTGAGTAATCTGACTGCGCTTGACTTATCCGGTAATCAAATCTGGATCGGATCATTTCTGAGCAATCTAAGTAATCTAACAATGCTTAACTTATCCGGTAATCAGATCCGGGACTGGTCATATCTGAGCAAAATGCCAAACCTGACTGCGCTTGACTTATCCGGCAATCAAATCAGCGACGGGTCATATCTGGCTAAAATGGCCAATCTGACCACGCTTGACTTATCTGGTAATTATATCCGGGACTGGTCCTTTTTGGAAAACCTGATCAAGCTGACTACGCTTGACTTATCCGGCAATCAAATCAGCGGCGGATACTTTCTGCGCAACCTGACGAACCTGACCACGCTCAAATTATCCGGCAATCGAATCGGCGATGGCTCCTTCCTAAATAAGCTGACGAACCTGACCACGCTTGACTTATCCGGCAATCAAATCAGCGACATGGCATTCCTAGAAAACCTGACCAAACTAACCACGCTCAAATTATCCGGCAATCGAATCGGCGATGGCTCCTTCCTAAATAAGCTGACGAACCTGACCACGCTTGACTTATCCGGCAATCAAATCAGCGACATGGCATTCCTAGAAAACCTGACCAAACTAACCACGCTCAAATTATCCGGCAATCGAATCGGCGATGGCTCCTTCCTAAATAAGCTGCCAAACCTGACTGCGCTTGACTTATCCGGCAATCAAATCAGCGACGGGTCATATCTGGCTAAAATGGCCAATCTGACCACGCTTGACTTATCTGGTAATTATATCCGGGACTGGTCCTTTTTGGAAAACCTGATCAAGCTGACTACGCTTGACTTATCCGGCAATCAAATTAGCGGCGGATACTTTCTGCGCAACCTGACGAACCTGACCACGCTCAAATTATCCGGCAATCGAATCGGCGATGGCTCCTTCCTAAATAAGCTGACGAACCTGACCACGCTTGACTTATCCGGTAATCAAATCAACGACTTTGAGCATTTTAGGTTTTTAGCTGAAGAAAAGGGGCTAATTGTAGTTTGGAAGGAGATGTATGAAATCGGTATAGGGGAAATTAACTTGAAAAATAATCCTTTTAAAAACCCAGGTGTCGAGGTGGTAAAACAAGGCAACGCCGCCATCCTTGATTACTTCAAACAAAAACAAAAAGGCCAAAAACTTTTGCTCGAAGCCAAACTCGTGCTTCTCGGTGACGGCAGAGCTGGTAAAACCTCACTCGCCAACCGCCTGCTCAACAAGCCTCTACCCACCGAGAGTGACCGAACCAAAGGGGTGGACATTATCATTGGTGAGTATCAATTTGAGGTGGCAGGGGAAGATTTTAAACTGCACATTTGGGATTTTGCCGGGCAGGACAAATACAAACCCCTGCACCAGTTTTTTTATACCGAGGGTGCGGTTTATGTCATGGTCGCCGACAGTGGTAACGCGCGGACCGACTTCGACGATTGGTTTCAAACGGCCGAACTATTCGGTGCGGGAAGTCCGCTGCTAGTCGTACTCAATGAGTTTTCTGAGACGATGGGCAAAAGTACCTTCGATGAAGATCACTGGCGCAAGCAGTTTCCGAAGCTTATCAAAGAAGTGTGTTTGGTCAATCTGCTGAGCCAGAAAGGCGTACCGCAGCTTGAAAAAAGCCTTTGCTACTTTGCGGAAAACCTGCCGCACGCCAAAACTCAATACCCCAAAAACTGGGCGGATATCCGCTCGGAACTAGAACGGAGGCGCGATGAAAATTATATTTCTGTGCAGGAATATTTTCGCGTCTGTGAGCAAAACGACCTAATAGGGGAAGAAAGCGCCTTAATACTGAGTAGTATTCTGCACAAAATCGGGGTCTGTCTGCACTACCAGCATAATCCGCTGCTGGAGCAATTTGTCATTTTGAAAAATGAGTGGGCCACGCAGGCGGTTTATAGAATTCTGGAAGATGAGATGATCTTGGAGCAGAAAAAGGGATTTTTCGATCGGAACGATCTTGAGAGAATCTGGTTGGATGCCACCTACAGACGCATGCTTCCGCAACTGCTCGAACTAATGCAACAGTTCAAAATGGCCTACGCACTGCCCAACCGCAAGGAGTTCATCACCCCGCCCTTGCTGCCCCCCGTCCCGCCTGACGATTGGAAATTCCCCGATGGGGACTCGCTTGAACTCTTCGTAGAGTACGAGTTTTTGCCGAAAGCGCTGCTCACCCAATTCATCGTGACCCGCCACACAGACATTGACCGGGGTCGCACGCTTGTCTGGCGCAACGGTGTGGTGTTGCGTTGGTCGAACCACACTTTTGCTGAGATAACAAAAACCAAATCCCAAGGGCGCCATGCTTTCAACATTCGGGCGATGGGCAGTAACCGCCGTGGCTTGCTCACTTCAATTTTGAAAAGCCTCCGCGACCTGCATGAGGAGTACAAAGGGATCCGCTCCGCCGAAATCGTGGCCTGCCCATGCTCCGATTGCCGTTCTGGGAAAAACAAGCAGCACTATTTCGAGTTTGAAATCCTGACGAACCGTTTAGAAAAAGGTTACCGCGAGGCCGAATGCCAGCGCTCAATGGAAAAGTTGGATTTGATGAAGTTAATAGGTGATTTGCTTGTAGTAGAACAGTTGGGCGTCGGGCAGAAGGTAGTGTTGAAAGACGTGAAAAATGAAAAACTTGAGACACAAAAACCTGATAAAACAATCCGCGTTTTCCTTGCTTCCTCCGCCGAGCTGGCGGAGGACCGCAATAAACTACGGGCGTTTTTCAGCGAGAAAAATGATCGCTATAAGAAGTCTGGAAATCCGAATTATTTGATGCTAGAAAACTGGGAAGCTATGAGCGGCACCATGTCAGAAACCCGAAAACAGGACGATTATAACAAGCGGATTCCGGAATGCGATCTTTTCGTTTGCCTCTCCCACACGAAAGTCGGAAAATACACCGAGGAGGAATTTGACCTGGCTTGGGCTACATTCCAAGAAACGGGTAAACCCAAGATTTTGACTTGTTTCAAAACGGAAGGCGTAAACCCGCTTAGCGTTCAATCGAGCCTGCGCGATTTTAATAAAAAGCTAACCGAAACGCTAGATCACTTCCCCGATTCGTACACTAGCTATGCGGATTTGGAGCGGAAGATTTGGAAAGAATTGGAAATATTTTTGAGTTGA
- a CDS encoding GNAT family N-acetyltransferase: MPNWLNPIQLEGQKVDLVPLEKSHRDDLLLAAADGELWNIWYTSVPSESTIDKYLETALQEQADGKSLPFVVVDREKGTLIGTTRYCNAEPEHRRLEIGYTWYAKSFQRTGVNTECKYLLLRHAFESLDTIAVEFRTNWFNYRSRNAILRLGAKQDGVLRNHRIDKDGILRDTVVFSIIQPEWKTVKRSLEYEMGRYGH, translated from the coding sequence ATGCCAAATTGGCTCAATCCCATACAACTGGAAGGACAAAAAGTGGATTTGGTACCTCTCGAAAAATCGCATCGGGACGATCTGCTGCTGGCGGCTGCTGACGGCGAACTATGGAATATATGGTACACCTCGGTACCTTCGGAAAGTACTATCGATAAGTATCTTGAAACGGCTTTGCAAGAACAGGCGGACGGAAAATCGCTGCCGTTTGTGGTGGTCGATAGAGAGAAGGGTACCCTAATCGGCACGACGCGGTACTGCAACGCGGAACCCGAACATCGCCGCCTTGAGATCGGCTACACCTGGTACGCAAAAAGTTTTCAGCGCACCGGTGTCAACACCGAATGCAAGTACCTCTTGCTGCGGCATGCCTTTGAAAGCCTTGACACGATCGCCGTCGAATTCAGAACCAACTGGTTCAACTATCGTTCACGAAATGCCATTTTGCGGCTCGGGGCCAAACAGGATGGTGTATTGAGAAATCACCGTATCGATAAGGACGGGATTTTGCGTGATACCGTTGTGTTCTCGATTATCCAGCCGGAGTGGAAAACCGTGAAACGTTCACTTGAATATGAAATGGGTCGCTACGGGCACTGA
- a CDS encoding DUF72 domain-containing protein has protein sequence MGKIYPSNAKDKDFLYHYTRQFNTIELNMTHYQIPSDDTIDRWRDTAPEGFKYCPKWPQIISHDAQLLNVMLPADEFVREPRGSNQSIFVLSMVCLCA, from the coding sequence GTGGGCAAAATCTATCCTTCCAATGCCAAAGACAAGGATTTCCTCTACCATTATACGCGCCAGTTCAATACCATCGAACTGAACATGACGCACTATCAGATTCCCAGTGACGACACCATCGACCGCTGGCGCGATACCGCGCCTGAGGGTTTTAAGTACTGTCCCAAATGGCCGCAAATCATCAGCCACGATGCGCAGTTACTCAATGTAATGCTGCCCGCCGATGAGTTTGTGCGGGAGCCTCGGGGATCAAATCAATCTATTTTTGTCCTGTCTATGGTTTGTCTATGCGCCTAA
- a CDS encoding thiol-activated cytolysin family protein — protein sequence MKNHLSKPYLIPVVCFFLLGIGACQKSDVGLEIKPNPEATEINTLISGMTYDASAMLNVNDLGGTPSKRTLTRKNSSTSGPNLGIIQSCVTEDYNLKTNFDEVAIIRPTNGIVWPGALVLGNQSMLDGLPDPLTLPRNPVKLRLDLPGIGEKGNIVIKEPANSSVQTGIDEALEWWNANAYQDGYVNASNSSYQASTSYSSKQMSLDVGLNIEWATGSVASQLDYASSATKRVASMVYKQVFYTVTMDTPENPASVFGPDVSLTTVQSAIGSDAPPAYVNSVSYGRIIMFRMETTDTRTSVDLDAVLKYAAGVSGTATVNSTYDAILKNSSITVVTIGGNAEVASQAVSATGPGSLKKIITGKNALYSRDNPGVPIAYTVRYLKDNSFAKLGYTTDYKTVSCGESAYQHKNAFVKKTIDNTVHFRFTYKAQGSQTFKTTGWTEVTKNNIKVGARPPAGAHDVRIQFEVWDLVQWSTLGELRLNYINSDICYEAYCTSYFVGCTGWSIKVIGC from the coding sequence ATGAAAAACCATTTATCAAAACCCTACCTCATCCCGGTTGTTTGTTTTTTTCTCTTGGGGATAGGGGCGTGCCAAAAATCAGATGTTGGCCTTGAAATCAAACCAAATCCTGAGGCCACTGAAATCAATACTTTAATTTCGGGTATGACCTACGACGCCAGCGCCATGCTCAACGTCAATGATTTGGGGGGTACTCCATCCAAGCGAACCCTGACGAGAAAGAACAGTTCCACCTCAGGCCCCAACCTGGGTATCATCCAAAGCTGCGTTACGGAAGATTATAATCTGAAAACAAACTTCGATGAGGTAGCTATCATCCGACCCACCAATGGTATCGTATGGCCGGGAGCCTTAGTCCTGGGAAATCAGAGCATGCTCGACGGCCTGCCCGACCCACTTACGCTGCCCCGCAATCCGGTTAAGCTCAGACTCGATCTCCCGGGTATCGGCGAGAAGGGCAATATCGTGATCAAAGAACCGGCCAACTCGTCGGTACAAACCGGAATCGACGAAGCGCTCGAATGGTGGAACGCCAACGCCTACCAGGATGGCTACGTGAATGCCTCCAATTCGTCCTACCAGGCCTCTACCTCATACAGTTCTAAACAAATGAGCCTGGATGTGGGATTAAACATCGAATGGGCCACCGGATCGGTGGCGTCACAACTCGACTATGCTAGCAGTGCCACCAAGCGGGTGGCCTCTATGGTTTACAAGCAGGTCTTCTATACCGTAACCATGGACACCCCGGAAAACCCGGCCAGCGTATTTGGCCCCGACGTATCTCTGACTACGGTACAGTCGGCCATTGGTTCGGATGCCCCGCCGGCTTATGTCAACTCGGTTTCTTACGGACGCATCATCATGTTCAGGATGGAAACTACCGATACCCGCACATCCGTCGATCTCGATGCCGTACTCAAGTACGCAGCGGGCGTAAGTGGCACTGCTACCGTCAACTCCACCTACGATGCCATCCTGAAAAATTCGTCCATCACGGTAGTGACCATCGGAGGGAACGCCGAGGTAGCCTCACAAGCCGTGAGCGCAACCGGGCCGGGATCGCTCAAAAAAATTATCACAGGTAAGAATGCGCTATACAGCCGCGACAACCCCGGAGTGCCGATAGCCTACACGGTTCGCTACCTGAAAGACAATTCCTTTGCCAAACTAGGCTATACTACTGATTACAAAACCGTTTCTTGTGGAGAGAGTGCCTACCAGCACAAAAACGCTTTCGTAAAAAAGACCATAGACAATACTGTACACTTCCGTTTTACCTACAAAGCGCAGGGTTCGCAGACCTTCAAGACCACGGGCTGGACCGAAGTAACGAAAAACAATATCAAAGTAGGTGCCCGACCACCTGCTGGTGCCCACGATGTGCGGATTCAGTTTGAGGTATGGGATCTCGTCCAATGGAGTACTTTGGGAGAGTTAAGGCTTAACTACATAAATAGTGACATTTGCTACGAAGCATACTGCACATCCTATTTTGTAGGATGTACGGGTTGGAGTATAAAGGTGATTGGTTGTTAG
- a CDS encoding tetratricopeptide repeat protein: protein MKYFLILILTNSLALAQTNPAIDSLVAKGKSLIGKADNRSLKYSYKAFNLSSKENYYWGKMNAAKWLAEVYYYKNNMDSAMKYDDLALSLSRQENDLPEIGNTLVAKAQKIAEVGRKEEALNLFREARSIMEARKDTSSLIDLLLRVGFINNLLDRTDAAMAVLTKASKFSIARNDLLSHAHALDYMAIVQKKIGNFDKAIALDEEALPLFRESKDAYALVSVLNNLGVLYKDTKQYRKALAMYQEAETVAEPLESNRISAILADNKGILLNLMRRYPEAEAELRRSIDLATQVSYMESLADARINLARSLHKQGRSAEARQQIVHGLDLARQIKALEKQKEGHFIAREIFAEQGDLATALFHADALLVVKDSIYTLEKTKQINQLQTQYETAKKDAEIEILNKNAELDRNRRIALVVILVLLALTAAAWIYSLAVKRKKLLAENALVRQQRMNAEQERLHVEQELEFKHKELTTKVLQLARKNEFLNSLEEQVAVLKNSMEDTVRQTSRRIIRLIKSDIAEDKQWEQFGEEFRSLHKGYMEALTEKHGNLTTNEIRLISLLMMNLSSKDIAATLRISNESILTARYRLRKKLGLDTEQDLQGYLISFM from the coding sequence ATGAAGTACTTCCTGATTTTAATATTGACCAATTCCCTGGCTTTGGCCCAGACCAATCCGGCCATAGATAGCCTTGTAGCAAAGGGTAAAAGCCTGATTGGCAAAGCGGATAACAGGAGCCTGAAGTATTCCTACAAAGCCTTTAACCTGTCCTCAAAAGAAAACTATTATTGGGGGAAAATGAACGCCGCCAAATGGCTTGCGGAGGTCTACTACTACAAAAATAACATGGACTCGGCCATGAAGTACGACGACCTGGCCCTTAGCCTGAGCCGACAGGAAAACGACCTGCCCGAAATAGGGAATACCCTGGTAGCCAAGGCCCAGAAAATCGCCGAGGTAGGTCGGAAAGAAGAAGCTTTAAATCTCTTTAGGGAGGCGCGGTCAATCATGGAAGCCAGAAAAGACACGTCCAGCCTGATCGATCTGCTTCTTCGTGTAGGTTTTATAAATAATCTCCTCGATCGGACCGACGCGGCCATGGCCGTTTTAACCAAAGCAAGTAAATTCTCCATCGCCCGGAATGACCTGCTTAGTCATGCCCACGCCCTTGATTATATGGCCATAGTTCAGAAAAAAATCGGCAACTTCGATAAGGCTATCGCGCTGGATGAGGAAGCATTACCGCTTTTTAGAGAATCAAAGGATGCTTATGCCCTCGTTTCCGTACTTAACAATCTGGGTGTACTCTATAAAGACACCAAACAGTACCGTAAGGCCCTGGCCATGTACCAAGAGGCCGAAACAGTAGCTGAGCCATTGGAGTCCAACCGCATTTCGGCTATCCTGGCCGATAACAAAGGCATCTTACTGAATCTGATGAGAAGGTACCCAGAGGCAGAGGCCGAATTGCGAAGGTCGATTGATCTGGCTACGCAGGTCAGCTATATGGAATCGCTAGCCGACGCCCGTATCAACCTCGCCCGTAGCTTACATAAGCAGGGAAGAAGCGCTGAGGCCCGGCAGCAGATAGTGCATGGTCTCGACCTGGCCAGACAGATAAAAGCACTGGAAAAACAGAAGGAAGGCCACTTCATTGCAAGGGAGATTTTCGCCGAACAGGGCGATCTTGCGACGGCGCTTTTTCACGCTGATGCTTTGCTGGTTGTGAAAGACAGTATATATACCCTTGAAAAAACCAAACAGATCAATCAACTCCAAACCCAGTACGAAACGGCCAAAAAAGACGCCGAAATCGAAATCCTGAACAAAAATGCCGAACTGGATCGCAACCGCAGAATTGCATTAGTGGTCATACTGGTACTTCTGGCCCTGACCGCCGCCGCCTGGATTTACAGCCTGGCCGTTAAGCGGAAAAAGCTCCTGGCCGAAAACGCTCTGGTGCGGCAACAAAGAATGAATGCCGAACAGGAAAGGCTGCATGTAGAGCAGGAACTGGAATTTAAGCATAAAGAACTCACCACCAAAGTGCTCCAATTGGCCCGCAAGAATGAATTTCTGAACTCACTGGAAGAACAGGTAGCTGTCCTCAAAAACAGTATGGAGGATACCGTAAGGCAAACCTCCCGCCGAATCATTCGCCTGATCAAAAGCGATATTGCGGAAGACAAGCAGTGGGAGCAATTTGGGGAAGAATTCAGGAGCTTGCACAAAGGCTACATGGAGGCACTCACCGAAAAACACGGCAATCTGACAACCAACGAAATTCGATTGATTTCGCTTTTGATGATGAATTTGTCATCCAAGGACATTGCGGCCACCCTGCGCATTTCCAACGAAAGTATTCTGACGGCCCGCTATCGGCTGCGGAAGAAACTGGGGCTTGATACCGAGCAGGATTTGCAGGGCTATCTGATTAGTTTCATGTGA
- a CDS encoding DUF72 domain-containing protein, translated as MDFGKLENIENVDFTLPFTHKFTTETLAGTALSPNKEVYVGPPIWANKEWVGKIYPSNAKDKDFLYHYTRQFNTIELNVTHYQIPSDDTIDRWRETAPEGFRYCPKWPQIISHDAQLLNVMLPSDEFVRAVLGLGDRLGTTFLQLGPSFDTSKFSNLEFFLKTLPKDFPIAVEFRHPSWFTDGYALQQTLDLLHELGVGTVMSDVAGRRDVLHMSLTTPTLVLRFVGNELHRTDYTRTDEWLLRIKAWFEQGLHKVYIFIHTEDNTFSPELAKYWIEGFNTKMGLSLQPPEIRPQVIQGELF; from the coding sequence ATGGATTTTGGTAAATTGGAAAATATAGAAAACGTGGACTTCACGCTTCCGTTCACGCACAAGTTCACGACGGAAACGCTGGCAGGTACCGCGCTTTCTCCCAACAAGGAAGTGTACGTGGGCCCACCGATTTGGGCCAACAAAGAGTGGGTGGGCAAAATCTATCCTTCCAATGCCAAAGACAAGGATTTCCTCTACCACTACACCCGGCAGTTCAATACCATCGAACTGAACGTGACCCACTACCAAATCCCGAGCGACGACACCATCGACCGCTGGCGCGAAACGGCCCCTGAGGGATTCAGGTACTGCCCCAAATGGCCCCAAATCATCAGTCACGATGCGCAGTTACTCAATGTGATGCTTCCCTCTGATGAGTTTGTGCGGGCGGTATTGGGACTGGGCGATCGACTGGGAACCACATTCCTGCAGCTAGGCCCTTCGTTCGATACCTCTAAATTTTCCAATCTCGAATTTTTCTTAAAGACGCTCCCGAAAGACTTCCCGATTGCGGTCGAGTTCCGGCATCCGAGCTGGTTTACTGACGGATACGCCTTGCAGCAGACGCTGGATCTGTTGCACGAACTGGGCGTAGGTACCGTGATGTCCGACGTAGCGGGCCGCCGCGATGTGCTGCACATGAGCCTGACTACTCCCACGCTGGTACTGCGGTTTGTGGGTAACGAACTGCACCGCACCGACTATACCCGCACGGACGAGTGGCTGCTGCGCATCAAGGCGTGGTTTGAGCAGGGGCTGCACAAGGTTTATATTTTTATTCATACCGAAGACAATACCTTTTCGCCCGAGTTAGCCAAGTATTGGATAGAAGGATTCAACACAAAAATGGGATTATCCCTACAACCACCCGAGATTCGCCCGCAGGTCATTCAGGGCGAATTATTTTGA
- the hisH gene encoding imidazole glycerol phosphate synthase subunit HisH: MKTVIIKYNAGNVQSVMYALDRLGVSYLYTDEEEEIRSADKVIFPGVGEASTAMAYLRSKKLDRLIPTLKQPVLGTCVGMQLMCRYSEENSTDCMGIFDVDVQRFPATPGIKVPHMGWNSLHDYKSTLLEGVPENAYVYFVHSYAAPVCDYTIATCEYIRPFSALLHKDNFYAAQFHCEISGNIGETILRNFLKM; the protein is encoded by the coding sequence ATGAAAACTGTCATCATCAAATACAACGCGGGTAACGTGCAGTCGGTCATGTACGCGCTAGACCGGCTGGGGGTTAGCTACCTTTACACCGATGAGGAGGAGGAAATCCGCTCAGCCGATAAGGTGATTTTTCCGGGGGTGGGCGAGGCCAGTACCGCCATGGCGTACCTGCGCAGCAAAAAGCTGGATCGCCTCATTCCTACCCTGAAACAGCCCGTTCTGGGTACCTGCGTGGGCATGCAGCTCATGTGCCGCTATTCCGAAGAAAACAGCACCGACTGCATGGGTATTTTCGACGTGGACGTGCAGCGGTTTCCGGCTACCCCAGGCATCAAGGTACCCCACATGGGCTGGAACAGCCTGCACGACTATAAAAGTACCCTATTGGAAGGGGTGCCGGAGAATGCCTATGTGTACTTTGTCCATAGCTACGCCGCGCCCGTTTGTGACTATACCATTGCTACCTGCGAGTACATCCGTCCGTTCAGCGCGCTGCTGCACAAGGATAATTTTTATGCCGCCCAGTTCCACTGTGAAATCAGCGGTAATATCGGTGAAACTATCCTGCGTAATTTTCTGAAAATGTAG
- the hisA gene encoding 1-(5-phosphoribosyl)-5-[(5-phosphoribosylamino)methylideneamino]imidazole-4-carboxamide isomerase, translated as MHIIPAIDLIEGKCVRLTQGDYGQKKIYNEKPLEVAKQFEDAGLTRLHLVDLDGAKAKKVVNWKVLETIASKTSLHVDFGGGVQSDDDLRVVFECGAKQVTGGSVAVKQPDVFESWLKEYGGEKIILGADAKNEKIAVSGWEEGTNLWVYDFVEKYQEKGVRYIISTDVAKDGLLQGPSFDLYRNLQDRCPDLHIIASGGVSNMNDLYKLAEMNLYGVIVGKAIYEGRVILEDLRKLNF; from the coding sequence TTGCACATAATTCCTGCCATCGACCTTATTGAAGGAAAGTGCGTCCGCCTGACGCAGGGCGACTACGGCCAAAAGAAAATCTATAATGAAAAACCGCTGGAGGTAGCCAAGCAGTTTGAAGACGCCGGGCTCACCCGTTTGCATCTGGTAGATCTGGACGGGGCCAAAGCCAAAAAAGTCGTCAACTGGAAAGTGTTGGAAACCATCGCCTCCAAAACCAGCCTGCACGTGGATTTCGGTGGTGGTGTGCAGTCGGATGACGACTTGCGGGTCGTGTTCGAGTGCGGGGCCAAACAGGTGACTGGCGGCAGTGTGGCCGTGAAGCAGCCCGATGTGTTTGAAAGCTGGCTCAAAGAATACGGCGGCGAGAAGATCATTCTGGGGGCCGACGCCAAAAATGAAAAAATTGCCGTCAGTGGTTGGGAAGAGGGTACCAATCTGTGGGTATATGATTTTGTGGAGAAATACCAGGAAAAAGGCGTCAGGTACATCATCAGTACCGATGTGGCCAAGGACGGGCTTCTGCAGGGTCCTTCCTTTGATCTATACCGGAATCTGCAGGACAGGTGCCCCGACTTGCACATCATCGCCAGTGGCGGCGTCAGTAATATGAACGATCTTTACAAACTGGCCGAAATGAACCTCTACGGAGTCATTGTCGGCAAGGCGATCTACGAAGGCCGCGTAATCCTGGAAGATTTACGAAAATTGAATTTCTGA